In Robbsia sp. KACC 23696, a single window of DNA contains:
- a CDS encoding MSMEG_0569 family flavin-dependent oxidoreductase, which yields MQNTAQNSTRHYDVLIVGGGQAGLSISYYLKQDGISHVVLEKNRLGHAWREERWDTFCLVTPNWQCTLPGYPYQGDDPYGFMKKDEIVAYLDGFVAYFAPPVREGVTVLGVRRHGASYRIATSEGDYTADQVVIAVGGYHTPIVPAAAATLPVDIAQIHSSAYRNPASLPDGEVLVVGTGQSGCQIAEDLHLAGRRVHLCVGDAPRVARTYRGKDVVEWLDLMQYYDLPVDRHPLGNGVREKTNHYVTGRDGGRDIDLRKFALEGMRLYGRFEGLDGATARFGGGLAGYLDNADAVSESIKDGIDRHIEAHGIVAPIEARYVPLWHPPADLPQTLDLSASNVSAVVWCIGFRTDFSWIAEPIFDGRGYPGHDRGVTAAPGLYFLGLPWQYTWGSGRFSGIARDAAHLLSAIRERRSDSALADVSHAA from the coding sequence ATGCAAAATACAGCGCAGAATTCAACACGTCACTATGACGTCCTGATCGTCGGTGGCGGCCAGGCCGGCTTGTCGATCAGCTATTACTTGAAACAGGATGGCATATCGCACGTCGTTCTGGAAAAGAACCGGCTTGGGCATGCATGGCGCGAAGAACGGTGGGACACGTTCTGTCTCGTAACGCCGAACTGGCAGTGCACCTTGCCCGGCTATCCTTATCAGGGCGACGATCCCTACGGCTTTATGAAGAAAGACGAGATCGTCGCCTACCTCGACGGCTTCGTCGCGTACTTCGCGCCGCCGGTGCGAGAAGGCGTGACCGTGCTGGGCGTGCGGCGCCACGGCGCGTCCTATCGCATCGCGACGAGTGAAGGGGACTACACGGCCGACCAGGTCGTGATAGCGGTCGGCGGCTATCACACGCCGATCGTGCCGGCGGCTGCCGCGACGCTGCCTGTCGATATCGCGCAAATTCATTCGAGCGCCTATCGTAATCCGGCCTCCTTGCCGGATGGCGAAGTGCTGGTGGTCGGGACGGGGCAGTCGGGCTGCCAGATCGCCGAGGATTTGCATCTCGCGGGCCGTCGCGTGCATCTGTGCGTCGGCGATGCGCCCCGTGTGGCGCGGACCTATCGCGGCAAGGACGTCGTCGAATGGCTCGATCTGATGCAGTACTACGATCTCCCGGTCGACCGTCATCCCCTGGGCAATGGCGTGCGGGAGAAAACGAATCACTATGTGACCGGCCGCGACGGCGGTCGTGACATCGATCTGCGCAAATTCGCCTTGGAGGGCATGCGACTCTACGGGCGTTTCGAGGGGCTCGACGGCGCGACGGCGCGGTTCGGCGGCGGCCTGGCGGGTTATCTCGATAATGCCGACGCTGTCTCGGAAAGCATCAAGGATGGTATCGATCGGCATATCGAGGCACACGGTATCGTAGCGCCCATCGAAGCGCGTTACGTGCCGCTATGGCATCCCCCGGCGGACTTGCCGCAGACGCTGGATCTGTCGGCGTCGAACGTATCTGCCGTGGTGTGGTGCATCGGCTTTCGTACGGACTTCAGCTGGATCGCCGAACCGATCTTCGACGGCCGCGGGTATCCCGGACACGACCGGGGCGTGACGGCCGCGCCCGGTTTGTATTTCCTCGGTCTTCCGTGGCAGTACACCTGGGGCTCGGGTCGCTTTTCCGGCATTGCGCGCGATGCGGCGCATCTTTTGTCGGCGATTCGCGAGCGACGATCGGACAGTGCGTTAGCCGACGTATCGCATGCTGCGTGA
- a CDS encoding AMP-binding protein, translating to MRQPDSVSLPSVPDSYATYDALLADALADPRQFWGAQAALIDWQTPYRQVLDDSDAPAARWYEGGRTNLCHNAVDRHLRDRSQQTALIAVSGETGQEQVLTYRALYDEVNAMAAAMRGLGVGEGDRVLIYLPMIAEAAIAMLACARIGAIHVVVFGGFAAASLAARIDDAAPALLICADAGFQSGRAVPYKAWVDDALAQAAYRCPVVVVDRGILPYRTETGRDFAYGALRREYADAILPCVWRESSAPSYVLYTSGTTGAPKGVQRDTGGYAVALMTSMTLLFQAKAGETFFATSDLGWVVGHSYGVYGPLLMGMCSVLYEGQATQPDPGVWWRLVAHYRVGLMLSSATAMRLLKRHGASHFQRQALPTLRTLFLAGEPLDEPTSAWVEAALACPVVDHYWQTESGTPMIATPIFETDADRTRRRKCGSPGRAAPGYRLRVIDETTGMPCAPGEQGLLIAEGHLPPGCFTTLWRRDDDYRRLYWRKHASWAYQTFDWAVVDADGDLRLLGRSDDVINVSGKRLGTREIEAVLLADNAVAEVAVVGIAHALRGQAPVAFVVLQLGALEAAGSTDGGRAADNAVTEAAAVIARLRASAVRCIGSHARPWRIVCVPALPRTRSGKLLRRVLKSVMEGRTAEEMNVPELQAVIGDLARAFAEQRGALLTSSA from the coding sequence ATGCGCCAGCCCGATTCTGTTTCCTTGCCGTCCGTGCCGGACTCGTATGCGACTTATGATGCGCTGCTGGCCGATGCGCTTGCAGACCCACGGCAGTTTTGGGGCGCGCAAGCCGCGTTGATCGATTGGCAAACACCCTACCGGCAGGTCCTCGACGACAGTGACGCGCCTGCCGCGCGGTGGTATGAAGGCGGACGGACGAACCTATGCCATAACGCGGTGGATCGACACCTGCGTGATCGATCGCAACAGACCGCGTTGATCGCCGTGTCGGGTGAAACCGGGCAGGAGCAGGTGCTGACTTATCGGGCCTTATACGACGAGGTCAATGCGATGGCGGCCGCGATGCGCGGGCTGGGTGTCGGAGAAGGGGATCGCGTATTGATCTACCTGCCGATGATCGCGGAAGCGGCCATCGCGATGCTCGCCTGTGCACGTATCGGCGCGATTCATGTCGTCGTATTCGGCGGCTTCGCGGCAGCCAGTCTGGCGGCGCGCATAGACGACGCGGCGCCCGCCTTGCTGATCTGCGCCGACGCTGGTTTTCAATCGGGGCGCGCGGTGCCGTACAAGGCATGGGTAGACGACGCGCTCGCGCAAGCGGCGTATCGCTGTCCCGTGGTCGTGGTCGATCGCGGGATCCTGCCGTATCGAACCGAGACCGGACGCGATTTCGCGTATGGCGCGCTGCGTCGCGAATACGCCGATGCCATCCTTCCCTGCGTCTGGCGGGAATCGAGCGCACCTTCCTATGTGCTCTACACCTCGGGTACGACCGGCGCACCAAAGGGGGTGCAGCGCGATACCGGTGGTTATGCGGTCGCGCTGATGACGTCGATGACGCTTTTGTTTCAGGCGAAAGCCGGCGAGACGTTTTTTGCGACATCGGATCTCGGCTGGGTCGTCGGACACAGCTACGGGGTGTATGGCCCCTTGTTGATGGGCATGTGCAGCGTGCTGTACGAGGGGCAAGCAACCCAACCGGATCCGGGCGTCTGGTGGCGTCTGGTCGCGCACTATCGTGTCGGCCTGATGTTGTCGTCCGCGACGGCGATGCGCTTGCTGAAGCGCCATGGGGCAAGCCATTTTCAACGGCAGGCGCTGCCGACATTGCGCACCCTGTTTCTTGCAGGGGAGCCGCTCGACGAGCCGACGTCGGCGTGGGTCGAAGCGGCGTTGGCTTGCCCGGTCGTCGACCATTACTGGCAGACCGAAAGTGGCACGCCGATGATCGCGACGCCGATTTTCGAGACAGACGCCGATCGAACCCGACGGCGGAAGTGCGGCTCGCCGGGCCGGGCGGCTCCGGGCTATCGGCTGCGCGTGATCGACGAGACGACGGGCATGCCTTGCGCACCGGGGGAGCAGGGGCTGCTGATCGCCGAGGGGCACTTGCCGCCAGGCTGTTTCACAACGCTCTGGCGGCGCGACGATGATTATCGTCGTCTGTATTGGCGCAAGCATGCGAGTTGGGCGTATCAGACGTTCGATTGGGCTGTCGTCGATGCCGATGGCGACCTGCGACTCCTCGGGCGTTCGGACGACGTGATCAACGTCAGTGGCAAGCGCCTGGGAACGCGTGAAATAGAAGCGGTATTGCTGGCGGACAATGCGGTGGCAGAGGTCGCCGTGGTCGGTATCGCGCATGCACTGCGGGGGCAGGCGCCGGTCGCCTTCGTCGTCTTGCAGTTGGGGGCGCTGGAGGCTGCAGGCTCGACCGACGGCGGTCGTGCCGCGGACAATGCCGTTACGGAGGCCGCCGCCGTTATCGCACGGCTGCGTGCATCGGCCGTGCGCTGCATCGGTTCGCACGCCAGGCCATGGCGCATCGTATGCGTGCCCGCACTGCCGCGAACACGCTCCGGAAAGTTGTTGCGCCGTGTCTTAAAAAGCGTGATGGAAGGGCGTACGGCGGAAGAGATGAACGTGCCGGAGTTGCAGGCCGTGATCGGCGACCTGGCCCGGGCATTCGCGGAACAACGCGGCGCATTGCTTACGTCGTCCGCTTGA
- a CDS encoding EAL domain-containing protein has protein sequence MLRAFSNGIVRPEVKQRFVADSLAQQRRFCTTMMSYSVLAFIVASIVRQLSYADASPISYRLLCTAALAALSFLIARARTPAFFGLIGLAFVLVLECGMWLNAAHASDPLCWILPSIVMIPVFASPLWLTPVHFVIGTASFFALGSVMVNTLDLRHDAEILCVFWGLVSVAACVIFETGFYRFRFRHFQLKRRVEALVRAQHPAAVDASLLQTPASWAGIDLKSHFQPLFSLSHQKAVGFEVLLRGHRADGTAVSPPHIFSADPKADLSDLDRLTQRLHLTTARRALPQGAWLFLNVLPATFLRPDHPAFLADLVENAGLVTSNVVIEVLESQGGDITALSEAAARYRHKGFLIAIDDFGAGHSNLDRLLRIQPDIVKLDGELIRARCRATTQPMLPYLVSLLHNVGMLVVVEGVETAEDLLLAVESNVDIVQGYLLGRPDLAANLTVSGSSERVEQAFQQAGDMRAAQRQTYEARLQPYLAAMRQSVQLLQEESLPFDSFRKSPILTLPLCYGCYLLDASGRPLADPSYPSGRPPPIPRFPPMASNLDTRWDNKPFFVAALASIGQAVFSQPYHSLTSGRACVALACAIPHRDQLVVLVTKLDWTSPSLPWPVATPL, from the coding sequence ATGTTGAGAGCTTTTTCGAACGGCATCGTTCGTCCCGAGGTCAAGCAGCGCTTCGTCGCTGACTCCCTCGCGCAACAGCGGCGCTTTTGTACGACGATGATGTCGTACTCGGTATTGGCCTTCATCGTCGCATCGATCGTGCGGCAGCTCAGCTATGCCGACGCCAGTCCGATCAGTTATCGCCTGCTCTGTACCGCTGCATTGGCGGCGCTGAGCTTCTTGATCGCACGTGCACGCACACCGGCCTTTTTTGGACTGATCGGCCTCGCCTTCGTGCTGGTGCTCGAATGCGGCATGTGGCTGAACGCGGCGCATGCAAGCGACCCGCTATGCTGGATCCTCCCCAGCATCGTGATGATTCCGGTGTTCGCGTCGCCGCTGTGGCTGACACCCGTTCACTTCGTCATCGGCACAGCCAGCTTTTTCGCGCTCGGCTCGGTGATGGTCAACACGCTCGACCTACGTCATGACGCGGAAATCCTGTGCGTTTTCTGGGGACTGGTCAGCGTCGCCGCCTGCGTGATTTTCGAGACGGGCTTTTATCGCTTCCGTTTCCGGCACTTCCAGCTCAAGCGGCGCGTCGAAGCGTTGGTTCGTGCGCAACATCCCGCCGCCGTGGACGCGAGTCTGTTGCAAACGCCGGCTTCGTGGGCCGGCATCGATCTCAAATCGCACTTCCAGCCTTTGTTCAGCCTCTCGCACCAAAAGGCGGTCGGGTTCGAAGTACTATTGCGCGGCCATCGCGCGGATGGCACGGCGGTGTCTCCGCCCCATATTTTCAGCGCGGATCCCAAGGCAGATCTATCCGATCTCGATCGACTGACGCAGCGCTTGCACCTGACCACGGCGCGCCGTGCTTTGCCGCAAGGCGCATGGCTCTTCCTGAATGTGCTGCCCGCGACCTTCCTGCGGCCCGACCACCCGGCGTTTCTCGCCGACCTCGTCGAGAACGCCGGTCTTGTCACGTCGAACGTCGTCATCGAAGTCCTCGAATCACAAGGCGGCGATATCACCGCATTGTCGGAAGCCGCCGCACGATATCGTCATAAAGGTTTCCTGATCGCGATCGACGACTTCGGCGCGGGACATTCCAACTTGGACCGTCTGCTCCGGATTCAGCCGGACATCGTGAAACTGGATGGCGAACTGATCCGGGCACGCTGCCGCGCCACCACGCAACCGATGCTGCCTTATCTCGTTTCCCTGCTGCACAACGTCGGGATGCTAGTCGTCGTCGAAGGCGTCGAGACCGCCGAGGATCTGCTTCTGGCGGTGGAATCGAATGTCGATATCGTGCAGGGCTATTTGCTCGGCCGGCCCGATCTCGCCGCCAATCTGACCGTGTCGGGAAGCAGCGAACGCGTTGAGCAAGCGTTCCAGCAAGCCGGTGATATGCGCGCCGCGCAGCGGCAGACCTACGAAGCGCGCCTGCAACCGTATCTGGCGGCCATGCGACAGTCGGTGCAGTTGCTACAGGAAGAAAGCCTGCCGTTCGACAGCTTTCGCAAAAGCCCGATACTCACGTTGCCGCTATGCTATGGCTGTTATCTGCTGGACGCATCCGGCCGCCCCTTGGCGGACCCGAGCTATCCGAGTGGCCGTCCGCCCCCCATTCCGCGCTTTCCCCCCATGGCGAGTAACTTGGACACGCGTTGGGATAACAAACCGTTTTTCGTCGCCGCATTAGCCTCGATCGGGCAAGCCGTGTTCAGCCAACCCTATCATTCGTTGACGAGCGGACGCGCCTGCGTGGCGCTGGCCTGTGCCATCCCGCACCGGGATCAATTGGTGGTGCTGGTGACCAAACTCGATTGGACCTCTCCGTCGCTGCCCTGGCCGGTCGCCACCCCGTTGTAA
- the aroD gene encoding type I 3-dehydroquinate dehydratase, producing the protein MNTTPNPTHAPHANATTHAASPSTVQVKSVVIGSGRPKIVVPITATDQDEAHSMAQAIAASPVADLAEFRIDYLRWDWPPSRVSTLCQSLTEILKNKPLLVTFRTKDEGGARAISADDYEALYTAVLRDRAADLIDLQMMIERPHVARLVALARQQEVAVVISHHDFQDTPETSVLISRLREQQDMGADILKIAAMPHGPGDTLRLMQATWEMYSRHARQPLLSMAMGPDGVVSRLSGALTGSALSYGSIGASSAPGQLDAGDLYRILSIIDTSAHA; encoded by the coding sequence ATGAATACGACACCCAACCCCACACACGCCCCCCACGCCAACGCGACGACGCATGCCGCCTCGCCGTCGACGGTGCAAGTAAAATCCGTGGTCATCGGCAGCGGTCGCCCGAAGATCGTCGTGCCAATCACGGCCACGGACCAAGACGAGGCGCATTCGATGGCGCAGGCCATCGCCGCCAGTCCGGTCGCCGACCTTGCCGAGTTTCGTATCGATTATCTGCGCTGGGATTGGCCCCCTAGTCGTGTGTCCACGCTATGCCAGTCCCTGACCGAGATACTGAAAAACAAGCCGCTGCTCGTCACCTTCCGCACCAAGGACGAGGGTGGCGCGCGCGCGATATCCGCCGATGATTACGAGGCGCTGTACACGGCCGTCCTGCGCGATCGCGCGGCGGACCTGATCGATCTGCAAATGATGATCGAGCGGCCGCACGTCGCGCGTCTGGTCGCGCTGGCACGTCAGCAGGAAGTGGCGGTGGTCATATCGCATCACGATTTCCAAGATACGCCAGAGACATCCGTTTTGATATCGCGCTTGCGAGAGCAACAGGACATGGGCGCCGATATCTTGAAAATCGCCGCGATGCCCCACGGCCCCGGCGATACGCTGCGCCTGATGCAAGCGACGTGGGAGATGTACAGCCGCCATGCACGCCAACCTCTGCTCAGCATGGCGATGGGACCGGACGGCGTCGTATCGCGTCTTTCCGGTGCGCTGACCGGCTCTGCACTCAGCTATGGCAGCATCGGCGCGTCTTCCGCGCCCGGTCAATTGGACGCTGGAGACCTGTACCGCATATTATCGATCATCGATACGTCCGCGCACGCATAA
- a CDS encoding efflux transporter outer membrane subunit, with amino-acid sequence MTILAAVATACVFAGCSLDPTYQRPAAPMATHYDPSGGVAAVRGNSATAGASASASTSAVETEQTNRDQTSAPVLADWQQFILDPYLRQLIALTLDNNRDLRVAALQVAEYEAEYRIARSDLGPTLTATGSSSRSHSLGTTTGSSSVSLGTSSWEIDFFGRLRSLKRQALETYLSTDAARRSTQLSLVSTTATDYLAWLSDRTLLNVARKTVASDQQTYDTTLKAAQLGNEAMEDVQEARTTLSSAKSSLAAYERAVAQDRNNLIAAIGAPLPDGFPDDRTLDDVTPFAPVPAGLPSELLTRRPDIVEAEHALKAGNAYVGAARAAFFPTISLTASAGTTSSQLSQLFKAGTGAWAFAPTISTPLFSFGELKASLDVAKVEKDIYVADYEKAIQTAFKEVSNALAGRATYDDQLAADAEYVDAAQKYYDTALGRYHAGLDSFLTLLTAQRTLYTAQTQWVSDRLSQQENLVTLYTALGGGWSANARAEASPVQMTTGASKAP; translated from the coding sequence ATGACGATACTCGCCGCCGTCGCGACGGCGTGCGTCTTCGCCGGCTGCAGCTTGGATCCGACCTACCAGCGCCCCGCCGCGCCGATGGCAACGCACTACGATCCGAGCGGTGGCGTGGCCGCCGTGCGCGGCAACAGCGCGACGGCAGGCGCATCGGCGTCGGCATCAACGTCGGCCGTCGAAACCGAGCAGACCAATCGCGATCAAACAAGTGCGCCGGTGCTCGCCGACTGGCAGCAATTCATCCTCGATCCCTATCTGCGTCAATTGATCGCGCTGACCTTGGACAACAATCGGGACCTCCGCGTCGCCGCGCTGCAGGTCGCCGAATACGAGGCGGAATATCGTATCGCCCGTTCGGATCTCGGCCCGACGTTGACGGCCACCGGCTCCAGCTCCCGCTCTCACTCGCTCGGGACGACGACAGGCAGCAGTTCGGTCAGCCTCGGCACGTCTTCCTGGGAGATCGATTTCTTCGGACGCTTGCGGAGTTTGAAACGGCAGGCACTGGAGACCTATCTGTCCACCGACGCGGCGCGTCGGAGTACCCAACTGAGCCTCGTATCGACCACCGCCACCGACTATCTGGCGTGGTTGTCCGACCGCACGCTGCTGAACGTGGCGCGCAAGACGGTGGCGTCGGATCAGCAGACCTACGACACGACGCTGAAGGCAGCGCAGCTTGGCAACGAAGCGATGGAAGACGTGCAAGAGGCACGGACGACGCTGAGCAGCGCCAAATCGAGCCTGGCGGCCTATGAGCGGGCGGTCGCGCAGGATCGCAACAATCTGATCGCCGCCATCGGCGCGCCGTTGCCGGATGGCTTCCCGGACGACCGCACCTTGGACGACGTCACGCCCTTCGCCCCCGTGCCTGCGGGGCTGCCGTCCGAGCTGTTGACGCGCCGTCCCGATATTGTCGAGGCCGAGCACGCCTTGAAGGCCGGGAATGCCTATGTTGGCGCCGCGCGTGCCGCTTTCTTCCCGACGATTTCGCTGACCGCCAGCGCCGGCACCACCAGCTCGCAATTGTCGCAGCTGTTCAAAGCGGGAACCGGCGCCTGGGCGTTCGCACCGACGATCTCGACACCGCTGTTCAGTTTCGGCGAATTGAAGGCTTCGCTGGATGTGGCAAAAGTCGAAAAGGACATCTACGTCGCCGATTACGAGAAAGCGATCCAGACGGCATTCAAGGAAGTATCGAACGCCTTGGCGGGACGCGCCACCTATGACGACCAGTTGGCGGCCGATGCGGAATACGTCGACGCGGCGCAGAAGTATTACGATACGGCGCTCGGGCGCTATCACGCAGGGCTGGACAGCTTCCTCACGCTGCTGACGGCACAACGCACGCTCTACACCGCGCAGACGCAATGGGTCAGCGATCGACTCAGCCAGCAGGAGAACCTGGTGACGCTCTACACGGCACTCGGAGGCGGATGGAGCGCCAACGCCCGCGCGGAAGCATCGCCGGTCCAAATGACCACCGGCGCATCCAAGGCGCCCTGA